Below is a window of Vibrio sp. SS-MA-C1-2 DNA.
AGTCAGAGGCGATGAAGGACGTGCTAACCTGCGAAAAGGGTTGGTGAGCTGGTAAGAAGCGTTATTAACCAACCATGTCCGAATGGGGAAACCCACTTAGCATAAGCTAGGTATCCTATAGTGAATTCATAGCTATAGGAGGCAAACTCGGGGAACTGAAACATCTAAGTACCCGAAGGAAAAGAAATCAATTGAGATTCCGACAGTAGCGGCGAGCGAACTCGGATTAGCCCTTAAGCATAGTTAGAGTTAGGTGAACACGCTGGAAAGCGTGGCGATAGAGGGTGATAGCCCCGTAGCCGAAGAGTCTAATTAAGTGAAATCGAGTAGGACGGGACACGTGGTATCCTGTCTGAACATGGGGGGACCATCCTCCAAGGCTAAATACTCCTGACTGACCGATAGTGAACCAGTACCGTGAGGGAAAGGCGAAAAGAACCCCTGTGAGGGGAGTGAAATAGAACCTGAAACCGTATACGTACAAGCAGTGGGAGCCCTATCACCAAAATGACTTCGTCAACCTTAACCGTTTATAGAATGGTTAAAGGTAATATTGATGACGATATCATCAATAATTTGTTTGAAAGGTCAGATATCGTCATCGATATTTAACCGCCCAATCAAGCAGAGGACATTTTGGGATAGGGTGACTGCGTACCTTTTGTATAATGGGTCAGCGACTTATATTCAGTGGCAAGGTTAACCGTTTAGGGGAGCCGTAGGGAAACCGAGTCTTAACTGGGCGACACAGTCTCTGGATATAGACCCGAAACCGAGTGATCTAGCCATGGGCAGGTTGAAGGTTGAGTAACATCAACTGGAGGACCGAACCGACTAATGTTGAAAAATTAGCGGATGACTTGTGGCTAGGGGTGAAAGGCCAATCAAACTCGGAGATAGCTGGTTCTCCCCGAAAGCTATTTAGGTAGCGCCTCGGACGAATACTACTGGGGGTAGAGCACTGTTAAGGCTAGGGGGTCATCCCGACTTACCAACCCTTTGCAAACTCCGAATACCAGTAAGTAATATCCGGGAGACACACGGCGGGTGCTAACGTCCGTCGTGGAGAGGGAAACAACCCAGACCGTCAGCTAAGGTCCCAAAGTTGTGATTAAGTGGGAAACGATGTGGGAAGGCTCAGACAGCCAGGATGTTGGCTTAGAAGCAGCCATCATTTAAAGAAAGCGTAATAGCTCACTGGTCGAGTCGGCCTGCGCGGAAGATGTAACGGGGCTAAATCACACACCGAAGCTACGGCAATATAGCTTGCTATATTGGGTAGGGGAGCGTTCTGTAAGCGGTTGAAGGTGTATCGAGAGGTATGCTGGACGTATCAGAAGTGCGAATGCTGACATGAGTAACGATAAAGGGGGTGAAAAGCCCCCTCGCCGGAAGACCAAGGGTTCCTGTCCAACGTTAATCGGGGCAGGGTGAGTCGACCCCTAAGATGAGGCTGAGAAGCGTAATCGATGGGAAACGGGTTAATATTCCCGTACTTTTTACGACTGCGATGGGGGGACGGAGAAGGCTAGGTGGGCCTGGTGATGGTTATCCAGGTTCAAGTGCGTAGGCGGAAGGTTTAGGTAAATCCGGACCTTTTTAACGCTGAGACACGATGTCGAGCTACCAAGGTAGTGAAGTCATTGATGCCATGCTTCCAGGAAAAGCCTCTAAGCTTCAGGTCGTAAGAAATCGTACCCCAAACCGACACAGGTGGTCGGGTAGAGAATACCAAGGCGCTTGAGAGAACTCGGGTGAAGGAACTAGGCAAAATGGTACCGTAACTTCGGGAGAAGGTACGCTGCCGGCGGTGATGGGACTTGCTCCCTAAGCTGCTGGCAGTCGCAGATACCAGGTGGCTGCAACTGTTTATTAAAAACACAGCACTGTGCAAAATCGAAAGATGACGTATACGGTGTGACGCCTGCCCGGTGCCGGAAGGTTAATTGATGGGGTTATCTTCGGAGAAGCTCTTGATCGAAGCCCCGGTAAACGGCGGCCGTAACTATAACGGTCCTAAGGTAGCGAAATTCCTTGTCGGGTAAGTTCCGACCTGCACGAATGGCGTAATGATGGCCACGCTGTCTCCACCCGAGACTCAGTGAAATTGAAATCGCAGTGAAGATGCTGTGTACCCGCGGCTAGACGGAAAGACCCCGTGAACCTTTACTACAGCTTGGCACTGAACATTGACCCTACATGTGTAGGATAGGTGGGAGACTTTGAAACCGCGTCGCCAGATGCGGTGGAGTCAACCTTGAAATACCACCCTTGTATGCTTGATGTTCTAACGTTGGTCCCTAATCGGGATTGCGGACAGTGCCTGGTGGGTAGTTTGACTGGGGCGGTCTCCTCCCAAAGAGTAACGGAGGAGCACGAAGGTGGGCTAATCACGGTCGGACATCGTGAGGTTAGTGCAATGGCATAAGCCCGCTTGACTGCGAGAATGACAATTCGAGCAGGTGCGAAAGCAGGTCATAGTGATCCGGTGGTTCTGAATGGAAGGGCCATCGCTCAACGGATAAAAGGTACTCCGGGGATAACAGGCTGATACCGCCCAAGAGTTCATATCGACGGCGGTGTTTGGCACCTCGATGTCGGCTCATCACATCCTGGGGCTGAAGTCGGTCCCAAGGGTATGGCTGTTCGCCATTTAAAGTGGTACGCGAGCTGGGTTTAGAACGTCGTGAGACAGTTCGGTCCCTATCTGCCGTGGGCGTTGGAAGATTGAAGGGGGCTGCTCCTAGTACGAGAGGACCGGAGTGGACGAACCACTGGTGTTCGGGTTGTCATGCCAATGGCATTGCCCGGTAGCTAAGTTCGGAATCGATAACCGCTGAAAGCATCTAAGCGGGAAGCGAGCCCTGAGATGAGTCTTCCCTGGCACTATAAGTGTCCTAAAGGGTTGTTCGAGACTAGAACGTTGATAGGCAGGGTGTGTAAGCGTAGCGATACGTTGAGCTAACCTGTACTAATTGCCCGTGAGGCTTAACCATACAACACCCAAAGGGTTTTGATGGACTCAAAAGAATACGACTCGACGAGTCAAAAGATACTTGAATGAAGTATTGAGAATATTATTACTTAAACAAAAAAGTTAATTATCAGACTTTCCAAATTTCGTTAAACGCGAATATTCGCGGTTAACAACAAAATTTGCTTGGCGACCATAGCATTGTGGACCCACCTGACTCCATTCCGAACTCAGAAGTGAAACACAATCGCGCCGATGGTAGTGTGGGGTCTCCCCATGTGAGAGTAGGTCATCGCCAGGCTTCAAATTCTCTGCTTATGCAGACAGTAAAAAACCCAGCCTTTGGCTGGGTTTTTTGCGTTTTGAATTTGATGGAAAATATAGACAATCTATTTTTGAAGTGATTTATTGCCTTAAAGATGACTTTCATTCGTTTGGTTATCCCTTTCTTACTTGACGTTGCTAAGTTGTTGGCTGCATTCGTTCTTCTACTCGCAACTCCAATTACTTTGGGTCTATACTTCAATCATTCATAATAGATAGAGTAAAGGCAATCTTAAGTCATTTGGTATAGGGTTTACATAAAGCAATTAATTTAGTATTTGTTTACTTTCATCATATAGCGTATCTATAACAAATGAGGCTTTATTCATTTTCTATCTATTTGTAACTTTAATTACTTGAGTTATATCGTTAGGTAGAAACCGTTATTTATAAGATTAAGCATTAAAAAAATAGTGATTACTAACAACAAAGTTGCAGAACAGTTTACCTGTTATGTTAGAATTTAAAGTTATAAAAAACGTAAGATCGTCATGATTGATGATTATCTTAGCTCAATAACCCTTTATTATTAAGAATACTAATTATGTCAGATCAATTTGAGCATATCTCTGTACTACTAAATGAATCAGTTGATGGTTTAGCAATAAAGCCTGATGGTACTTATATCGACTGTACATTTGGTCGTGGTGGTCATTCTCGTTTAATCCTCTCTAAACTTGGTGACAATGGTCGTCTATTCTCTATCGATCGAGATCCACAAGCGATTGAAGAAGCTAATAAGATTGATGACCCACGTTTTACAATTATTCATGGCCCTTTTTCTGGCTTGGCTGATTATATCGTTGAGTATGATCTTATTGGTCGTGTTGATGGTATTTTGATGGATTTAGGTGTTTCATCGCCACAGCTAGACGATGCTTCTCGCGGGTTTAGTTTTATGCGTGATGGCCCATTAGATATGCGAATGGATCCAACAGCGGGAATTTCAGCCGCAGAATGGTTAGCTGAAGCTGATGCCGATGATATTGCTTGGGTTTTAAAAGTTTTTGGTGAAGAACGTTTTGCTAAGCGAATCGCCCGTGCCATTGTTGCTCATCGTGAAGATGAAGAAAAAGAGCCGTTAATTCGTACTCGTCAACTTGCAATGTTAATTGATGCAGTAACGCCTAATCGTGAAAAGAAAAAACATTCAGCAACTCGCAGTTTTCAGGCTATTCGAATCTATATTAACAGTGAATTAGAAGAGATTGAAAAAGCACTAGATGCAACTTTAGAGGCTCTCTGTGTTGATGGTCGTTTATCGGTAATCAGTTTCCACTCTTTAGAAGATCGTTTAGTTAAGCGCTTTATTCGTAAACAGAGTAAAGGACCTGATGTTCCTCCTGGTTTACCATTAACGGAAGCACAAATTAGAGAATTAGGTACCGCAGCATTAGCACCAATAGGGAAAGCATTTAAACCAACAGAGAATGAAGTTGAAGAGAATACTCGTTCTCGTAGTTCAGTCTTACGTGTAGCGAAGAGACTCCAACAGTGAAACTATTTAGCCATAATGAATTAATAATCCAGATTAAACGTGATCTCTTCTATTATCACCGTTCCTCTATTTTATTGCTCGTTGTGGCTATCTCATTAGCTGTCGGCATTGTATATACTACCCAAAACACTCGTGTTTTAATTAGTGAACGAGAGTTTTTGCTTATTGAACGAGACAACTTAGATGTTGAATGGCGTAATCTTATTTTAGAAGAGAGTACGCTTTCTGAACATAGTCGTGTTGAAGATATGGCACGAAAAAAACTGAAAATGGTTCGCCCGAATAAAGAGAGTGAAGTTGTGGTGAAAATGCCATGAAGAAGAAGTCTGTTGCTAATCAACGTAAACCAAAACCACCTTCAACTTTTGTATCATGGCGCTTTAAACTTGCTATTGTTGTAATTGTTGCAGTTTTATTGGCTTTAATTGGTCGTGTTGCTTTTTTACAGGTGATAGAGCCAGGAAAATTATTGCGTGAAGGGGATATGCGCTCTGTACGTGTTAAAGCATTAGAATCTGCGCGTGAAATTATTTACGATCGAAATGGCGAGCAATTAGCAGTTAGTGTCCCTGTACGGGCAGTGATTGCTGATCCTAAAGTGATCTTTCGAGATGGTGGTTTTAATGAGATTGATCGCTGGTATGCATTGGCCGATGTGTTGGGTTTGGAGCGTCAATATCTACTTAAAAGACTCACTGACAATAAAACACGTCGCTTTATCTATTTACAACGTCAAGTTAGTCCTGCAATGGCACAATATGTTCAAAAATTAAAGCTTCCTGGAATTGGATTGAAAGATGAGTCTCGTCGTTTTTATCCAACGGGTGAGGTTTCTGCTCATGTGATCGGGATGACAGGAATTGATGGTCATGGTCTTGAAGGAATTGAACGTAGTTACGATGAGTGGTTGATGGGTGAATCAGGACGTCGAACCGTTCGAAAGGATCGCTTTAATCGTGTGGTGGAAAATATCGCAGTTGAAGAGCGTAAAAAAGGAAAATCGTTAACGTTAAGCATTGATCAGCGTATCCAAGCTGCAGCTTATCGAGCGGTGAAGCAAGCGAAAGCGGATTATCAAGCGACCTCTGCTTCTGCTGTATTAGTTGATATTCATAGTGGTGACGTACTCGCTATGGTTAATGCGCCTTCTTATAATCCAAATAATCGAAGTAATCTTCAAAGTTTTCGAATGAGAAACCGTGCAATCACCGATGTGATGGAGCCGGGATCAACGGTTAAACCCTTTGTGGTATTAGCTGCTTTAGAAGATGGAAGTGCAAAACTCGATACCGTTATTGATACCGGTAATGGCAGGTTAAGAATTGGCGGTAGTCAGGTTCGAGACAGTGCTAAAGCGGGCAAAGCTTCATTAACTAAAATTTTGCAAAAGTCGAGTAATGTTGGAGTGAGTAAACTCTCATTGGGTATGCCGGTTAATGATCTTTTAGGGATGTATAGCAGTGTTGGGCTCTCCGATTATAGTGGTGTGAACTTGATTGGTGAAACACTGGGTGCATTTCCAATTAGAAACCGATGGTCTGACTTTGAACGTGCGACCCTCTCTTTTGGTTATGGTCTTTCTGTTACACCAGTGCAACTCGCTAGAGCTTACGCCACACTAGGAGCAAAAGGGATCAATCGCCCACTTTCTATTTTGAAACATGATGAAGTTCCTGCTGGTAAGCGAGTAATCGCAGAGAAAACAGCAGATGAAGTCTTGCATATGCTTGAAGCGGTAACTCATAAAGGCGGTAGTGCGACAAAAGCGGCAGTGAGTGGCTATCGTGTTGGTGCTAAAACTGGCACATCAAGAAAAGCGATTGCTGGAGGTTATGGTGATGAGTATGTGGCTCTAACCGCAGGAATAGCACCCATTAGTGATCCTCGATTCGCTTTAGTGGTCGTTGTTAATGAACCTCAAGGTGATAAATATTATGGTGGTCAGGTGGCAGCACCGCTCTTTTCTACCATCATGCAGAGCGCATTACAGTTAAAAAATATTGCGCCTGATGCCAATAATGAAAAACTAGAAATTATTAATTAAGAGGCTGTATGAAGCAATCTTATCCATTAAATAAACTTCTCTCTTCGTGGTTCCATATTCCCCACGATACGGCAATTGAAACGATGACTTTAGATAGTCGTGAAGTTTCGTCGGGTGCACTCTTTATTGCAATTAAAGGGCATCAAGTTGATGGTCGTCAGTTTATTAATCGAGCGATTACAGAGGGTGCGGTGGCTGTTTTAAGTGATGCGAATGATGCTTCACAACATGGCGATATTAACTATATTGGTGAGATTCCGATTATCTCTGTCTTTCACCTATCTTCATTACTCTCTGATATTGCCAATAAGTTTTATGATCACCCGTCAACTAAGATGTCAGTGATCGGTGTAACAGGAACCAATGGTAAAACAACCATTACCCAGTTGATTGCACAGTGGCGAGACTTAATTGATGGTCAAGCTGGTGTGATGGGGACAACGGGGAATGGATTTCTATCTGATATGAAAACTGCTGCAAATACCACTGGAAATGCGATTGAAGTACAACAACAATTAGCGTTAATGGAGCAACAGAATGCAACGCTAGTGGCGATGGAAATCTCATCTCATGGTTTGATTCAGCAACGTGTTAGTGCCGTTAACTTTACCGCGGCACTTTTTACCAATTTAAGTCGTGATCATCTTGATTATCATGGTGATATGGAGAGTTATGAAGAAGCGAAAAAACTTCTTTTTACCACTCATCAACCAAATATTTCGATCTTAAATTGTGACGATCCAGTTGCTCGTGGTTGGATTAATCAAATATCGCCAGCCGTATCGGTAGCAACGAGTCGTGACAATATTGATCTAGAGCAACAGTATCTCTACGCCACAGAGATTAAATATAGTCAACAAGGGGTGATGATCTCATTCTCATCTAGTTGGGGAGATGGCTCTTTTTCTGCACCATTGGTTGGTAAGTTTAATGTCAGTAACCTTTTGCTGGCACTTGCAACGCTACTTTCTCTTGGTTTTTCATTATCAACGCTGATCGCGACAGCTTCACAATTAAAAGCAGTGATTGGTCGAATGGAGCTTTTTCAACAAACTGACAAACCGCTTGCCGTAGTTGATTATGCTCACACCCCTGACGCTTTAGAAAAAGCATTAATGGCGTTGCGAGTGCATTGTAAAGGTAAGCTTTGGGCGATTGTTGGTTGTGGTGGTGATCGTGACAGAGGCAAGCGTTCGTTAATGGCAGCCGCAGCGGTTGGGCTGTCAGACTACACTATTTTTACTAATGATAATCCAAGAAATGAAGATCCTTCCCAGATCATTGACGATATGATGGCTGGCGTAGAAAGCAAAGACCAGATTGTTATTGAACAAGATCGTGAGCAGGCATGTCATTATGCACTCTCTCGTGCTGATGTTGATGACATTATCTTGATTGCTGGTAAAGGCCATGAGGATTATCAGATTTTAGCAGATAAAACGATTCACTACTCTGATAGAGAAACGGTAAGTCGTTGGTTAGGAATTACATTGTGATTGAAATATCATTAAATAAAGTCGCTGAAATTGTAGGCGGTGAATTAACAGTCATTGATTCAAATGAGATGATCTCCGAGATCTCGACGGATAGTCGAACCCTTAATGGGGGATCACTTTTTGTTGCTTTGCAAGGTGAAAACTTCGATGGGCATCGTTTTGCTTCTGTCGCAGAAGAAAATGGTGCATCCGCACTCTTAGTTAATCGTCAGCTTGAGCTTTCGATTCCGCAAGTGATCGTTGAAGATACACTATTGGCATTAGGACGTTTAGGGCAGTGGGTAAAAGATCAAACTGCACCGATCACTTTGGCTTTAACGGGAAGCTGTGGCAAAACAACCGTTAAAGAGATGGTTGCCGCGATCCTAAGTCGCAAAGCACAAACATTGGCGACACTGGGTAATTTTAATAATGATATTGGTGTGCCGCTGACCTTATTACGCCTGACGCCTCAGGACCATTTTGCGGTGATTGAGTTAGGGGCTAACCATATTGGTGAGATTGATTATACGGCTAATTTAACCGCACCTTCCGTTGCGCTGATTAATAATTTAGCAGCCGCTCATCTTGAAGGATTTGGCTCTTTAGAAGGCGTTGCCAAAGCGAAAGGTGAAATCTTCAAAGGATTAAACAACGGTGATACTGCAATTTATAATCTTGAGAGCCATAATGTCGATTTTTGGCAGCAAGATTTAGCCGGTAAAAAGGTGATGACTTTCTCTCTTGAGAATAACCAAGCCGATCTATTTGGGTCTGATATCCAGCTAAATTCACAAGGTTGTGCACGCTTTGTATTAAATTCAAAGCAAGGATCACAAGTGATCCAGCTTGTTGTACCGGGGAAGCATAATGTTGCAAATGCTGTGGCGGCGGCGGCAATGAGTCTTGCGGTTGGTGCATCGTTAAAAGATATTGCTCAGGGTTTAGAAGAGATGGCGATGGTTAAAGGCCGTGTTGAAGTGATGCAATTAACGGATACTCTGCGTGTTATTGATGATACTTACAATGCCAGTGTTGCCGCGGTTAAAGCCGCTGCAGACTTGTTAAGTAGCTATAAAGGAAAGAAAGTATTTATCGTTGGCGATATGGCAGAGCTGGGAGATGAAAGCTTAGCAATGCATCAAGAGGTTGCTGATTATATTAAAACGATGAATATAGATAATGTCTTAACTTTTGGCGAATACAGCGAAGTTATTAGTCGAGATAATGGTGGTCTACACTTTACAGATAAATCTAAATTAATCGCGGCAGTGAGCGATTTAATTGAAAATAATAATAAAGATAATCGCAGTGAAATAACTGTGTTGGTTAAAGGAGCAAGAAGTATGAAGATGGAAGAGATCATTACGGCGATTAAGGGGCATATTCAATGATTATTTGGTTAGCTGGACATCTTGAAGGATATTTTCCTTTCTTTCGTCTATTTCACTATCTGACGTTCCGCTCGATCCTTAGTATTTTAACAGCACTGCTGTTTTCTCTCTGGATGGGACCAAGATTAATCGCATATTTACAAAAGATGCAGATTGGTCAGGTTGTACGTAATGAAGGTCCAGAATCCCATTTTAGTAAACGAGGCACGCCAACAATGGGCGGAGTGATGATCTTAGCTTCGATTACATTAACCGTTTTACTCTGGGCTGATTTAAGCAACCCTTATATTTGGGCGGTGTTAACTGTACTCCTTGGCTATGGTGCTATCGGTTTTGTCGATGATTACCGTAAAGTGGTGAGAAAGAATACCGACGGCTTGATTGCGCGCTGGAAGTACTTTTGGCAGTCTGCCATTGCATTAGTGGTCGCTTTTGCACTTTATGCCTATGGTAAAGATACCGCAGCGACGCAACTTGTGGTTCCTTTCTTTAAAGATGTGATGCCACAACTTGGACTGTTTTATATCGTTCTTACCTATTTTGTTATCGTGGGGACCAGTAATGCGGTCAACCTTACCGATGGTTTAGATGGTTTAGCGATTATGCCGACCATTATGGTTGCTGGCGGTTTTGCATTGATAGCATGGGCGACAGGCAACGTTAACTTTGCCGAATACCTCCATATTCCCTACTTACGAGATGCTAGTGAATTGGTGATCTTCTGTACCGCAATTGTCGGTGCAGGGCTTGGTTTCTTGTGGTTTAACACCTATCCAGCTCAAGTCTTTATGGGCGATGTTGGCTCTTTAGCGCTCGGTGGCGCACTGGGTACAATTGCTGTATTGGTTCGTCAAGAGTTGCTATTAGTGATTATGGGCGGTGTGTTTGTGATGGAAACCGTTTCTGTTATTTTGCAGGTTGGCTCTTATAAACTACGTGGCCAACGGATCTTTAGAATGGCACCAATTCATCACCATTATGAATTGAAAGGCTGGCCTGAGCCTCGTGTTATCGTGCGCTTTTGGATTATCTCTCTGATGCTGGTTCTTATTGGTTTAGCAACATTAAAGGTTCGATAGATGAGTACCGTTATTCCTCAGCACCAGCTTGAACTTGGCACTAAGTTACAACCCAATAGTATGGTGGTTGTAGTTGGTTTGGGGATGACAGGGCTCTCTGTTGTCCATTTTCTTCAACAACAAAAGCTGAATTTAGATATTCGGGTTATCGATACTCGAGAGAAGCCGCCAGGTGCTGATCAGCTCACCGAAGCGATCCAACTGTTTAGCGGTGGTTGGCAGCAAGAGTGGCTAAATAGTGCAGATCTCATTATTTCAAGTCCGGGCATTGCCTTAGCTACCCCAGCACTTCAGCAAGCGAAAAAGCATCATGTTCCAATTATCGGTGATATAGAGTTATTTGCTTGGTATGTCGATGCGCCTGTTTTGGCAATCACTGGCTCAAATGGTAAAAGTACCGTGACGAGCCTAGTGGGTGCTATGGCACAAGAAGCTGGAATCAATGTGGGTGTGGGTGGCAATATCGGTTTTGCTGCACTTGATATGCTATTTAAACATGATTTGTATGTATTAGAGTTATCAAGTTTTCAGCTTGAAACGACGACATCATTAAAACCAGCCGCAGCCGTATTTCTCAATTTATCCGAAGATCATATGGATCGCTATCTTGGTATGGCCGATTATCGTGCTGCCAAGTTATCTATCTTTAGTGGCGCAGAACGGATTATCGTTAATCGTGATGATCGAGAAACGTATCCCGATACTCCATATCTTGATGCTGAGACGGTGAGTTTTGGTTTTGACCATCAAGAGTTTGGCTTAAGTTCAATTGATGATGATCAATGGTTAATGATTGATGACCAACCTGTAATGAAAAGCTGCGATATCGCTTTAGTTGGACGACACAATATAGCCAATGGTTTAGCTGCGTTAGCGTTGGCATTAAAGGTTAACATTCCTCTTGATGCTGGAATTCGAGCATTAAAAAGTTATACCGGATTAGAACATCGTTGTCAGCTAGTCTCTGTTATTGATGGTGTGAAATGGGTTAATGACTCTAAGGCGACCAATGTCGCGAGTACGCTTGCTGCGTTAGATGGTTTAGACGTTGCTGGCACTCTACATTTACTGGTTGGTGGTGATGGTAAAGGGGCTGACTTTAGCGAATTAGCGCCAATTATGGCTAAACTTCCTTTACAGCTTTATTGTTTTGGTCGTGATGGTAAGCAACTACTCTCTCTTCATGCTAACTCTATTCGTGTTGACACGATGTTTGAGGCGATTGATTTAATTAAA
It encodes the following:
- a CDS encoding penicillin-binding transpeptidase domain-containing protein codes for the protein MKKKSVANQRKPKPPSTFVSWRFKLAIVVIVAVLLALIGRVAFLQVIEPGKLLREGDMRSVRVKALESAREIIYDRNGEQLAVSVPVRAVIADPKVIFRDGGFNEIDRWYALADVLGLERQYLLKRLTDNKTRRFIYLQRQVSPAMAQYVQKLKLPGIGLKDESRRFYPTGEVSAHVIGMTGIDGHGLEGIERSYDEWLMGESGRRTVRKDRFNRVVENIAVEERKKGKSLTLSIDQRIQAAAYRAVKQAKADYQATSASAVLVDIHSGDVLAMVNAPSYNPNNRSNLQSFRMRNRAITDVMEPGSTVKPFVVLAALEDGSAKLDTVIDTGNGRLRIGGSQVRDSAKAGKASLTKILQKSSNVGVSKLSLGMPVNDLLGMYSSVGLSDYSGVNLIGETLGAFPIRNRWSDFERATLSFGYGLSVTPVQLARAYATLGAKGINRPLSILKHDEVPAGKRVIAEKTADEVLHMLEAVTHKGGSATKAAVSGYRVGAKTGTSRKAIAGGYGDEYVALTAGIAPISDPRFALVVVVNEPQGDKYYGGQVAAPLFSTIMQSALQLKNIAPDANNEKLEIIN
- the ftsL gene encoding cell division protein FtsL, which gives rise to MKLFSHNELIIQIKRDLFYYHRSSILLLVVAISLAVGIVYTTQNTRVLISEREFLLIERDNLDVEWRNLILEESTLSEHSRVEDMARKKLKMVRPNKESEVVVKMP
- the murE gene encoding UDP-N-acetylmuramoyl-L-alanyl-D-glutamate--2,6-diaminopimelate ligase, with translation MKQSYPLNKLLSSWFHIPHDTAIETMTLDSREVSSGALFIAIKGHQVDGRQFINRAITEGAVAVLSDANDASQHGDINYIGEIPIISVFHLSSLLSDIANKFYDHPSTKMSVIGVTGTNGKTTITQLIAQWRDLIDGQAGVMGTTGNGFLSDMKTAANTTGNAIEVQQQLALMEQQNATLVAMEISSHGLIQQRVSAVNFTAALFTNLSRDHLDYHGDMESYEEAKKLLFTTHQPNISILNCDDPVARGWINQISPAVSVATSRDNIDLEQQYLYATEIKYSQQGVMISFSSSWGDGSFSAPLVGKFNVSNLLLALATLLSLGFSLSTLIATASQLKAVIGRMELFQQTDKPLAVVDYAHTPDALEKALMALRVHCKGKLWAIVGCGGDRDRGKRSLMAAAAVGLSDYTIFTNDNPRNEDPSQIIDDMMAGVESKDQIVIEQDREQACHYALSRADVDDIILIAGKGHEDYQILADKTIHYSDRETVSRWLGITL
- the murF gene encoding UDP-N-acetylmuramoyl-tripeptide--D-alanyl-D-alanine ligase, with product MIEISLNKVAEIVGGELTVIDSNEMISEISTDSRTLNGGSLFVALQGENFDGHRFASVAEENGASALLVNRQLELSIPQVIVEDTLLALGRLGQWVKDQTAPITLALTGSCGKTTVKEMVAAILSRKAQTLATLGNFNNDIGVPLTLLRLTPQDHFAVIELGANHIGEIDYTANLTAPSVALINNLAAAHLEGFGSLEGVAKAKGEIFKGLNNGDTAIYNLESHNVDFWQQDLAGKKVMTFSLENNQADLFGSDIQLNSQGCARFVLNSKQGSQVIQLVVPGKHNVANAVAAAAMSLAVGASLKDIAQGLEEMAMVKGRVEVMQLTDTLRVIDDTYNASVAAVKAAADLLSSYKGKKVFIVGDMAELGDESLAMHQEVADYIKTMNIDNVLTFGEYSEVISRDNGGLHFTDKSKLIAAVSDLIENNNKDNRSEITVLVKGARSMKMEEIITAIKGHIQ
- the murD gene encoding UDP-N-acetylmuramoyl-L-alanine--D-glutamate ligase — protein: MVVVVGLGMTGLSVVHFLQQQKLNLDIRVIDTREKPPGADQLTEAIQLFSGGWQQEWLNSADLIISSPGIALATPALQQAKKHHVPIIGDIELFAWYVDAPVLAITGSNGKSTVTSLVGAMAQEAGINVGVGGNIGFAALDMLFKHDLYVLELSSFQLETTTSLKPAAAVFLNLSEDHMDRYLGMADYRAAKLSIFSGAERIIVNRDDRETYPDTPYLDAETVSFGFDHQEFGLSSIDDDQWLMIDDQPVMKSCDIALVGRHNIANGLAALALALKVNIPLDAGIRALKSYTGLEHRCQLVSVIDGVKWVNDSKATNVASTLAALDGLDVAGTLHLLVGGDGKGADFSELAPIMAKLPLQLYCFGRDGKQLLSLHANSIRVDTMFEAIDLIKLQVSSGDIVMLSPACASFDQFANFMARGEAFCRYIEN
- the mraY gene encoding phospho-N-acetylmuramoyl-pentapeptide-transferase; translated protein: MIIWLAGHLEGYFPFFRLFHYLTFRSILSILTALLFSLWMGPRLIAYLQKMQIGQVVRNEGPESHFSKRGTPTMGGVMILASITLTVLLWADLSNPYIWAVLTVLLGYGAIGFVDDYRKVVRKNTDGLIARWKYFWQSAIALVVAFALYAYGKDTAATQLVVPFFKDVMPQLGLFYIVLTYFVIVGTSNAVNLTDGLDGLAIMPTIMVAGGFALIAWATGNVNFAEYLHIPYLRDASELVIFCTAIVGAGLGFLWFNTYPAQVFMGDVGSLALGGALGTIAVLVRQELLLVIMGGVFVMETVSVILQVGSYKLRGQRIFRMAPIHHHYELKGWPEPRVIVRFWIISLMLVLIGLATLKVR
- the rsmH gene encoding 16S rRNA (cytosine(1402)-N(4))-methyltransferase RsmH; its protein translation is MSDQFEHISVLLNESVDGLAIKPDGTYIDCTFGRGGHSRLILSKLGDNGRLFSIDRDPQAIEEANKIDDPRFTIIHGPFSGLADYIVEYDLIGRVDGILMDLGVSSPQLDDASRGFSFMRDGPLDMRMDPTAGISAAEWLAEADADDIAWVLKVFGEERFAKRIARAIVAHREDEEKEPLIRTRQLAMLIDAVTPNREKKKHSATRSFQAIRIYINSELEEIEKALDATLEALCVDGRLSVISFHSLEDRLVKRFIRKQSKGPDVPPGLPLTEAQIRELGTAALAPIGKAFKPTENEVEENTRSRSSVLRVAKRLQQ